From a single Emcibacter nanhaiensis genomic region:
- a CDS encoding type II toxin-antitoxin system HipA family toxin: MPDISILNVELHGKVIGTLALLPDDRTLFSFNNSYIEDQNRDTLSLSFKDIYGGLDTEVRPTRTQVPTFFANLLPEGHLREYLAKKAGVHIDRDFFLLWALGRDLPGAVRVIPEDEESWPEDDEEQKLSKDDHTGSALHFSLAGVQLKFSAVKDTTGGLTIPANGTGGSWIAKLPSTIHKDVPENEFAMMELARMVGIDVPETQLLPLNEIGGLPDDVSDIGTHAFVIKRFDRINSDIRLHIEDFAQVFGVYPQRKYERANYDMIAQVLSAETGEAGVVEFIRRFTFNALIGNGDMHLKNWSLIYPDRRTASIAPAYDFVSTILYIKNDKLALNFAGTKLFEELDMDRFEKFAAKARLSSAVVRNTVENTVERFHAAWQQRGDLPISAELETVINDHLRVIPLSKI, translated from the coding sequence ATGCCTGATATTTCCATACTAAATGTCGAACTCCACGGAAAAGTCATAGGTACTCTTGCACTTTTGCCAGACGACCGAACTCTGTTTTCCTTCAATAACAGTTATATAGAAGATCAAAATCGTGACACTCTGAGCCTCTCATTCAAAGATATCTATGGTGGACTTGATACGGAGGTACGGCCAACGCGAACTCAAGTTCCAACCTTTTTCGCTAATCTACTTCCGGAGGGCCATCTTAGAGAATATCTCGCCAAAAAAGCAGGAGTGCACATAGATCGCGATTTTTTCCTTCTTTGGGCTTTGGGGCGCGACTTACCAGGGGCCGTCAGAGTTATCCCGGAAGATGAAGAGAGCTGGCCAGAAGATGATGAAGAGCAAAAACTATCGAAGGACGATCATACAGGTTCTGCATTGCACTTCTCACTCGCCGGAGTGCAACTGAAATTCTCCGCCGTCAAGGACACCACAGGTGGCCTTACCATACCAGCTAACGGCACAGGTGGGTCATGGATTGCTAAACTTCCCTCCACGATCCACAAAGATGTACCGGAAAATGAATTTGCCATGATGGAGCTTGCCAGAATGGTGGGCATTGACGTCCCGGAGACACAACTATTGCCGCTCAATGAAATCGGTGGCCTTCCAGACGATGTTTCTGATATTGGAACTCATGCTTTTGTAATCAAGAGGTTTGACCGTATCAATAGCGACATTCGCTTGCATATTGAAGACTTCGCGCAGGTCTTTGGCGTATATCCTCAAAGAAAATATGAACGTGCAAATTACGATATGATTGCTCAGGTGCTTTCGGCCGAAACAGGAGAAGCCGGTGTTGTTGAATTTATCCGCCGCTTTACCTTCAATGCGCTCATAGGCAATGGTGACATGCATCTCAAGAACTGGTCATTGATATACCCGGACAGGAGGACAGCATCCATAGCACCGGCATATGATTTTGTCTCAACCATCCTTTATATAAAGAATGACAAACTGGCTCTCAATTTTGCCGGCACGAAATTGTTTGAAGAATTGGATATGGATCGTTTCGAAAAATTTGCCGCCAAAGCCCGCCTCTCCTCAGCAGTGGTCCGAAACACGGTTGAAAACACTGTAGAGCGCTTTCACGCTGCCTGGCAACAACGTGGTGACCTACCGATCTCGGCTGAACTGGAAACTGTCATCAATGATCATCTCAGAGTAATTCCCCTCTCAAAGATCTGA
- a CDS encoding TrbI/VirB10 family protein, whose amino-acid sequence MTSFEKDEGEREAEKIEKKFQLRAKPKPVRRLNKKLIVTVVCLACSGMLAISFYALDPGGASEKSPRKELYSVGRHAPMETVSGLPASYQDVPKNLERNLGSNLEQQSDNVVALGPAYMGDTGPALLRAESDLGTNRPEQNDRSQPFRPSVFEEQQRAEKLQAAQLERQARNSVVFFSIDNSSSKRRGFADAKGSNNSPPYSPLGVDKAEATGRPAETFNLLAGTIISGSLLTGINSDLKGQVVAQITEPVYDTVTGQEVLIPQGARILGKYVNEIEYGQDRVLIVWDRIICPDGASVQLDGMPGTDKGGYSGLSDQVDWHTDRLVAGVGLATLLGVGTELAYGDAEGELARAIRESSQSSLNNAGQRIVDRNLNIPPTITVRAGWPIRIIVTRDLKVDLLAVSE is encoded by the coding sequence ATGACGAGTTTTGAAAAAGACGAGGGGGAGAGAGAAGCAGAAAAGATTGAGAAAAAATTTCAGCTTCGCGCGAAACCCAAGCCGGTTCGCCGGTTAAACAAAAAACTGATTGTTACTGTCGTGTGTCTCGCATGTTCGGGAATGCTGGCGATCAGCTTTTACGCTCTTGATCCTGGAGGGGCGTCGGAAAAATCTCCCCGGAAGGAGTTATATTCTGTTGGTCGCCACGCTCCGATGGAAACTGTCTCCGGACTTCCTGCCAGTTACCAGGATGTCCCCAAAAATTTGGAAAGGAACCTGGGAAGCAATTTGGAACAACAGAGTGATAACGTTGTTGCCCTTGGCCCGGCTTATATGGGTGATACGGGCCCGGCCCTTCTTAGGGCGGAGAGCGATCTGGGGACGAACAGGCCAGAGCAAAACGACCGCTCGCAACCTTTCAGACCTTCTGTTTTTGAAGAGCAGCAGAGAGCGGAAAAGCTTCAGGCCGCACAGCTGGAACGGCAGGCGAGAAATTCGGTCGTGTTCTTTTCGATAGATAATTCCTCATCGAAACGGCGTGGATTTGCAGACGCGAAGGGCAGCAACAATAGTCCCCCCTATTCACCGTTGGGAGTTGATAAAGCAGAGGCGACTGGTCGGCCAGCGGAAACATTCAATCTTCTGGCCGGAACCATCATTTCCGGTAGCCTTTTGACGGGTATCAATAGTGATTTAAAGGGGCAGGTCGTCGCTCAAATTACGGAGCCTGTCTACGACACTGTGACGGGCCAAGAGGTTCTGATCCCGCAGGGGGCGCGTATTCTGGGAAAATATGTGAACGAGATTGAATATGGTCAAGACCGCGTCTTGATTGTCTGGGATCGCATCATTTGTCCAGATGGGGCTTCCGTTCAGCTTGACGGAATGCCTGGAACAGATAAAGGTGGATATTCCGGACTTTCGGATCAGGTGGACTGGCATACAGACCGGTTGGTGGCTGGTGTCGGACTTGCCACGCTCCTGGGCGTCGGTACGGAGCTTGCTTATGGTGATGCCGAGGGCGAACTCGCCAGGGCAATAAGAGAAAGTTCTCAGTCAAGCCTGAACAATGCAGGTCAGAGAATAGTCGACCGAAATCTGAATATCCCGCCGACGATCACTGTTCGTGCCGGCTGGCCGATCAGGATAATAGTAACAAGGGATCTGAAGGTTGACTTATTGGCAGTCAGCGAGTGA
- the trbE gene encoding conjugal transfer protein TrbE, with protein sequence MLNLREYQNKTACLADHLPWAGLVHPSVVLNKDGSFMRCAELRGPDLQDMETGEVIAFHARVNDALKRLGSGWALFLDNRRIAARSYPTSEFPDPVSALVEEERRAEFAGGEHFENRLCLALLWMPPEDRTDKVTGLFLSRKDGEGNGASLSKPERHLEKFLRHSDRIFGLLEDVVPEFDVLEKGNLLTYLHGTVSTKSHKISLPEVPFYLDAILTDDTLSGGISPRLGEQYLKLVTLTGYPGSSLPGLLGGLDGLGFEYRHVSRFLALDKEEALKELNKYRRQWFSKRKSLANILKEVMTNEASQLLDRDAENKARDVEEALQELGGDYVSYGHLTVTIMVSDPSEDVAEEKIMAVERVLGSSGFVAIRERVNAVEAWLGSLPGHVYANLRKAMISSLNLAHLLPLSSPWAGPVRNAHLQGPPLLIAETDSLTPFRLVQHIGDVGHMMVVGPTGAGKSVLLSLMCLQFRRYPKANICFFDKGASCKAAILAMGGEFHEPGAGRQAGFQPLARIDEECWCLWAGDWIALVLEAQGVKLEPCHKEQIWSALNSLASAPRKERTLTGLVLLLQDEDLRQGLKPYTLEGAYGHLLDSDAETLEPGPLQAFEMEELMEQPAAVLPVLSYLFRRLEEVFSTDGPTLLVLDEAWLFLDHPAFAGKIREWLKVLRKKNVSVVFATQSLSDIAESSISPVLTESCPGRIFLANPRAAEPRLLDIYKAFGLSERQIEVISRSSPKRDYYLQTPVGCRLFQLGLGPLALSLVAASSPEDRSMITAVSNECGSETFGAGWLRARGFPWAADLIEQYGPDTSRRNDDGKT encoded by the coding sequence ATGCTCAATCTTCGGGAATATCAAAACAAGACCGCCTGCCTGGCCGATCATTTGCCCTGGGCGGGTCTGGTTCACCCTTCGGTGGTGCTGAACAAGGACGGCAGTTTTATGAGGTGCGCCGAACTCAGAGGGCCCGATCTGCAGGATATGGAGACGGGGGAGGTCATTGCCTTTCATGCCCGGGTGAACGACGCCTTGAAGCGTCTGGGGAGTGGTTGGGCGCTCTTTCTGGATAACAGGCGGATTGCTGCCAGATCATATCCGACGTCTGAGTTCCCCGATCCGGTGAGCGCACTTGTGGAGGAAGAACGGCGGGCGGAATTTGCAGGCGGAGAGCATTTCGAGAACCGTCTCTGCCTGGCTCTGCTCTGGATGCCGCCGGAAGATCGTACAGACAAGGTTACCGGGCTTTTCCTGTCTCGCAAGGACGGCGAAGGCAACGGAGCATCGCTCAGCAAGCCCGAGCGTCATCTGGAGAAGTTCCTGCGACATAGTGACAGAATATTCGGTCTGCTGGAGGATGTGGTGCCGGAGTTTGATGTGCTGGAGAAGGGCAATTTGCTGACTTATCTCCATGGAACAGTTTCCACGAAATCACATAAGATCAGTCTTCCGGAGGTGCCTTTTTATCTCGATGCGATTTTGACAGATGACACCTTGAGTGGTGGTATCTCCCCCAGGCTTGGGGAGCAATATCTGAAGCTGGTCACGCTGACCGGATACCCTGGCTCATCCCTTCCGGGTTTGCTTGGCGGTCTGGATGGCCTGGGGTTTGAATATCGACATGTGAGCCGCTTTCTGGCCCTGGATAAAGAGGAGGCCCTCAAGGAACTGAACAAATATCGGCGGCAATGGTTTTCCAAAAGAAAGAGCCTCGCCAATATTTTGAAAGAAGTCATGACCAATGAAGCCTCCCAGTTGCTGGACCGGGACGCGGAAAACAAGGCCCGGGATGTGGAAGAGGCCCTCCAGGAACTTGGTGGGGATTATGTCTCTTATGGTCACCTGACAGTCACCATAATGGTGAGCGACCCTTCAGAGGATGTTGCCGAAGAGAAAATCATGGCTGTGGAGCGTGTCCTGGGTAGCTCAGGATTTGTTGCTATCAGGGAGCGCGTCAATGCGGTTGAAGCCTGGCTCGGGAGCCTGCCGGGGCATGTTTATGCCAATCTCCGCAAAGCCATGATCTCCAGTCTTAATCTGGCGCACTTGCTCCCTCTCTCTTCTCCCTGGGCCGGACCTGTCCGAAATGCTCATCTGCAGGGTCCGCCTCTGCTGATCGCGGAGACGGACAGTCTTACGCCATTTCGCCTGGTGCAGCACATTGGAGATGTGGGGCACATGATGGTGGTCGGTCCCACCGGGGCCGGAAAGTCGGTTCTCTTGTCCCTCATGTGTCTTCAGTTCCGGCGCTATCCCAAGGCCAATATCTGCTTCTTCGACAAGGGCGCTTCCTGCAAAGCCGCCATCCTGGCCATGGGAGGTGAGTTTCACGAGCCGGGAGCTGGCAGACAGGCGGGCTTTCAGCCCCTGGCGCGTATTGATGAGGAATGCTGGTGCCTATGGGCCGGAGACTGGATAGCACTGGTGCTGGAAGCCCAGGGCGTGAAGCTTGAGCCTTGTCATAAGGAGCAAATTTGGTCCGCTCTTAACAGTCTGGCGTCGGCGCCGAGGAAGGAACGTACCCTGACAGGGCTGGTTCTGCTGCTGCAGGATGAAGATCTCCGACAGGGGCTCAAGCCCTACACACTCGAGGGCGCCTATGGTCATCTGCTTGACAGCGATGCCGAAACACTGGAGCCGGGACCTTTGCAGGCTTTTGAAATGGAAGAGCTTATGGAACAACCCGCGGCGGTGCTGCCGGTGCTGAGCTATCTATTCCGAAGGCTGGAGGAAGTTTTCTCGACCGATGGCCCCACGCTGTTGGTTCTCGATGAAGCCTGGCTGTTTCTGGATCATCCGGCGTTCGCCGGAAAGATCAGGGAATGGCTGAAGGTGTTGCGCAAAAAGAACGTCTCAGTGGTTTTTGCCACGCAGTCCTTATCCGACATTGCGGAAAGCAGCATCTCGCCTGTTCTCACCGAGAGCTGTCCCGGTCGGATATTTCTCGCCAATCCGCGTGCCGCTGAACCTCGTCTTCTGGACATATACAAAGCATTTGGCCTGAGTGAGCGGCAAATCGAAGTCATCTCCCGTTCTTCGCCCAAGCGGGACTATTACTTGCAAACGCCAGTGGGGTGCCGGCTGTTTCAACTGGGGCTGGGTCCGCTGGCTTTGTCTCTGGTGGCGGCCTCGTCACCGGAGGACCGGTCGATGATCACGGCTGTGTCTAACGAATGCGGATCGGAAACATTCGGGGCAGGCTGGCTGAGGGCTCGCGGATTTCCCTGGGCGGCTGATCTTATCGAACAATATGGGCCTGACACTTCAAGGAGAAACGATGATGGAAAAACGTAA
- a CDS encoding helix-turn-helix domain-containing protein, whose protein sequence is MEEDHKNIQLQELAESLKRARSKKGLSQRALSKKIGVPQGHISKIENGKVDIKLSSLIEIARALDLEFMLMPRQLVPVVEALSRADASGGSDNLPEHKLSSQNDTVTETHRSLERIGKEAGRLSRKLGDVPELMRLSQTVQELDNIRFNLAQAEQIKNALETVKLPTQAINKALAAQQSLPEILKNIDFNKSLIEATRANDALRNIRNALAHGASTPTRRSTPAYRLSEEVDDA, encoded by the coding sequence ATGGAAGAAGATCATAAAAATATCCAACTTCAAGAGCTGGCAGAAAGTTTAAAAAGAGCCAGATCCAAGAAAGGACTTAGTCAACGCGCCCTTAGTAAAAAAATAGGTGTGCCACAAGGTCATATTTCGAAGATCGAAAACGGCAAGGTAGATATCAAACTCTCCAGCCTGATTGAAATTGCCCGTGCGCTCGACCTGGAGTTCATGCTGATGCCACGTCAGCTTGTACCAGTTGTCGAGGCCCTGAGCCGTGCTGATGCATCGGGAGGTTCAGATAATCTACCAGAACACAAGTTGTCATCTCAAAATGATACAGTTACTGAAACACACCGCTCTCTGGAACGGATTGGAAAAGAGGCTGGGCGACTTTCTCGCAAGCTGGGGGACGTACCTGAGTTGATGCGACTTTCTCAAACTGTCCAGGAACTCGACAACATAAGATTTAATCTGGCACAAGCGGAGCAAATAAAGAACGCATTAGAAACAGTCAAACTACCAACTCAAGCAATCAATAAAGCTTTGGCAGCGCAACAAAGCCTACCAGAGATCCTGAAAAACATTGACTTCAATAAGTCACTTATTGAAGCAACGCGGGCCAACGACGCCCTGCGAAATATCCGCAATGCGCTTGCCCACGGCGCCAGTACACCGACGAGACGGTCGACCCCCGCTTATAGACTGAGTGAGGAGGTTGATGATGCCTGA
- the trbJ gene encoding P-type conjugative transfer protein TrbJ gives MEKRKTRHVRNGAFMICLMTLLMADPARALFGLGDVVYDPANHAQNLLIASRSLITINNQLTGLQNQVRMLENMAKNLSPLEQASLPDLVQSLQRINLLISSAEGLSRNVDALERTFDRLYADQYSEKDGDLQRARERWGLSRSALEDSLKAQAVLMSSLEENREYRQQLSQSSESAEGLLQTSQAANRISLFQLQQLEKGQQASVLYFRARSLEEARKLVEKEEARALRKSFMGSASLSSSDRPW, from the coding sequence ATGGAAAAACGTAAAACCCGCCATGTCCGAAATGGTGCCTTTATGATCTGCCTGATGACGCTCTTGATGGCTGATCCTGCCAGGGCTTTGTTTGGCTTGGGAGACGTGGTTTATGATCCCGCCAATCATGCCCAGAACCTGCTGATCGCCAGCCGAAGCCTGATAACCATAAACAACCAGCTGACCGGTCTGCAAAATCAGGTACGTATGCTGGAGAATATGGCTAAAAACCTGTCTCCCTTGGAACAGGCGTCTTTGCCGGATCTTGTGCAAAGCCTGCAGAGGATCAACCTGCTCATCAGTTCCGCGGAGGGGCTGAGCCGGAACGTTGACGCCCTTGAACGGACATTCGACAGGTTATATGCGGATCAATATTCCGAAAAAGACGGAGATTTACAGCGGGCGCGGGAGCGTTGGGGTTTGTCCCGGTCAGCTCTTGAAGACAGCCTCAAAGCCCAGGCGGTTCTGATGTCCTCCCTTGAGGAGAACAGGGAATACCGGCAGCAACTGTCCCAGTCCTCTGAAAGTGCGGAGGGGCTCTTGCAGACCTCTCAGGCGGCAAACCGGATCAGTCTTTTTCAGCTTCAGCAACTGGAGAAAGGACAACAGGCAAGCGTGCTCTACTTTCGGGCGCGATCTCTGGAGGAAGCCCGCAAGCTTGTGGAAAAAGAGGAAGCACGGGCATTGAGGAAGAGTTTCATGGGCAGTGCGTCTCTGTCTTCCTCGGATCGCCCGTGGTGA
- the trbF gene encoding conjugal transfer protein TrbF, with amino-acid sequence MTGIFSRQSISYGKSDPVETPFMKASEVWDRRLGSARVQAANWRLMAFLLFFLSLGLAIGFYRLAGQNHIVPYVVEVGEQGEVRNISPALESYHPDDAVIAWHLSHFIEKLRSLPSDPVVLRENWLSAYDMVSDSGALYLSNYAREHDPFKALGIKTVSVEVTSIVRASRNSFQIKWQEKLFRNGDFERTDRYTAILGVILAAPDNEEMLRKNPLGIYVHEINWNRDYVPASDQGDGNAFSDVKNNPVSGSGDKGDK; translated from the coding sequence ATGACTGGAATATTCAGCCGACAATCAATCAGCTACGGAAAATCCGATCCTGTAGAAACGCCTTTTATGAAGGCGTCTGAGGTCTGGGACAGACGCCTGGGGTCTGCGCGAGTTCAGGCCGCAAACTGGCGGTTGATGGCGTTTTTGTTGTTCTTCCTCTCTTTGGGACTTGCGATTGGATTTTATCGTCTGGCGGGTCAAAATCACATAGTTCCTTATGTGGTGGAGGTTGGTGAACAGGGGGAGGTTCGCAACATAAGCCCGGCGCTGGAAAGCTACCATCCAGATGACGCCGTTATTGCCTGGCATTTATCGCATTTTATCGAAAAACTTCGCTCCCTGCCTTCCGATCCCGTCGTGCTTCGGGAAAACTGGCTCTCTGCCTATGACATGGTAAGTGACAGTGGCGCTCTTTATCTCAGCAATTACGCGAGAGAACATGATCCCTTCAAAGCGTTGGGCATCAAAACCGTCAGCGTTGAAGTGACCAGTATAGTGCGGGCTTCCCGGAACAGTTTCCAGATTAAATGGCAGGAAAAACTTTTTCGAAACGGCGATTTTGAACGGACCGATCGTTATACCGCGATCCTGGGCGTCATTCTTGCCGCGCCTGACAACGAAGAGATGCTCCGAAAGAACCCACTGGGCATCTACGTCCATGAAATCAACTGGAACCGTGATTATGTCCCGGCCAGTGATCAAGGGGACGGTAACGCCTTCTCAGATGTGAAAAACAACCCCGTTTCGGGTTCTGGTGACAAAGGAGATAAATGA
- a CDS encoding TrbC/VirB2 family protein, whose protein sequence is MFDRTQSVFRAEIFKKFRTRIQLAAGSLILLLNASVAEAAGTNMPWEAPLQAILDSIEGPVARIVAVIIITITGLTLAFGDTGGGFRRLVQIVFGLSIAFAATSFFLAFFSFGGGAVIL, encoded by the coding sequence ATGTTTGACAGAACACAATCCGTTTTCAGAGCTGAAATATTCAAAAAATTCAGGACCCGAATACAGCTTGCCGCCGGATCTCTGATCCTCTTGCTCAACGCTTCAGTGGCCGAGGCCGCGGGGACCAACATGCCCTGGGAAGCGCCGCTCCAGGCGATCCTGGACAGCATCGAAGGGCCTGTGGCCCGGATCGTAGCGGTGATTATCATCACCATCACCGGGCTGACTTTGGCGTTTGGAGATACGGGCGGCGGCTTCAGGCGTCTGGTGCAGATTGTGTTCGGCCTGAGTATCGCTTTCGCCGCCACCAGTTTCTTTCTGGCCTTTTTCTCCTTCGGGGGAGGAGCGGTGATCCTGTGA
- the trbG gene encoding P-type conjugative transfer protein TrbG, translating to MSSRAIILLAPLVLLLAACSGHKKNFAPDLSDDFVRAERLEEPPAEVRIVEVPKPLPLPGQLKKLPEENTDTTEGRMPSTSEVREKAVWSPEQGNYLNAIQVYPFVEGALYQLYASPGHVTDIALEPGEQLVSVSAGDTVRWVIGDTVSGAGEGAQVHLLIKPVQKELETNLVITTDRRSYYLDLKSFEETYMTAMRWTYPQTEIRALTRLNERSRNSAVIDKGLQLEDLDFSYSIQGDEPDWRPLRAFDDGRKIYIEFPATIDRREAPPLFVLGRKDEVELVNYRMRGNYYIVDRLFARAELRLGTDPQTRVQIVHHRRRRQ from the coding sequence ATGTCCAGTCGCGCGATAATACTGCTGGCCCCACTGGTTCTTTTACTGGCGGCCTGCTCCGGCCATAAGAAGAACTTCGCCCCTGATCTTTCCGATGATTTTGTGCGAGCGGAGAGACTGGAAGAGCCTCCTGCGGAAGTCAGGATTGTGGAAGTGCCAAAACCCCTGCCTTTACCAGGCCAACTGAAGAAACTGCCCGAGGAAAATACCGACACGACCGAGGGACGAATGCCGTCGACCTCAGAGGTCCGTGAGAAAGCGGTGTGGAGCCCCGAACAGGGAAACTATCTCAATGCCATTCAGGTCTATCCTTTTGTGGAGGGGGCTTTGTATCAGCTCTATGCGTCCCCCGGACATGTCACTGACATTGCTCTGGAACCGGGAGAACAACTGGTGTCGGTTTCTGCCGGTGACACCGTGCGCTGGGTGATTGGGGATACGGTAAGCGGTGCCGGAGAAGGGGCGCAGGTTCATCTTCTCATTAAGCCGGTTCAGAAAGAGTTGGAGACGAACCTGGTCATCACTACCGACAGGCGAAGCTATTATCTCGACCTGAAAAGTTTCGAGGAGACCTATATGACGGCGATGAGATGGACTTATCCTCAGACCGAAATCAGGGCTCTGACGCGCCTCAATGAGCGAAGTCGGAATTCGGCAGTTATTGATAAAGGACTTCAACTGGAAGACTTGGATTTCTCCTACAGCATTCAGGGGGATGAACCCGACTGGCGCCCTTTGCGAGCATTTGATGATGGCCGGAAAATCTATATCGAATTCCCCGCGACAATCGACAGACGTGAAGCTCCACCTCTCTTTGTGCTGGGCAGGAAAGATGAAGTGGAACTGGTCAATTATCGAATGCGCGGCAACTATTATATTGTCGACAGGCTGTTTGCCAGGGCAGAGCTGCGTCTGGGCACTGACCCCCAGACCAGGGTGCAGATTGTCCATCATAGGAGGCGGCGGCAATGA
- the trbL gene encoding P-type conjugative transfer protein TrbL yields MEDLGIIDNFSRIFGSYIDSGFGILSSETAWLAGILIAIDVTLAGLFWAMDENAQVIPSLLKKVLYVGAFALLINNYAYLAGVLLDSFAGLGLMATGTSLTAEDLFRPGHIARTGFEAAWPLLDTIGDLAGLTSFFENFLIIAVLLFSWIVVIVSFFILAIQLFVTLIEFKLVTLAGFILVPFALWNKTSFLAERVLGGVISSGIKVMVLAVIVGIGSLVFVDFADALSENEATLSGALSLVLGALSLLGLSIFSPAVAAGLVSGAPQLGAGAAVGAAATAVGGLMAGSGAAALAFKGAAAGSLSAVKAGASVAGQASTAYRIGRATSSGGVGSGLKSVGSSLAGSMKEGALKPVRNIQESFDHGRLKAWAGAGTPAEQISPHQTAGPPGAGDENLAEPRWAKNFRKGQNFRSFGRMGLQAMREGDRSASALSLPINQSDKEG; encoded by the coding sequence ATGGAAGACCTGGGCATCATAGATAATTTTAGTCGGATATTCGGAAGCTACATTGACAGCGGTTTCGGGATTCTTAGCAGCGAGACGGCCTGGCTCGCCGGTATTCTGATTGCCATTGATGTGACTTTGGCTGGCCTGTTCTGGGCCATGGATGAAAATGCCCAGGTTATTCCATCACTCTTGAAAAAGGTCCTCTATGTGGGGGCCTTCGCGCTTCTGATTAATAATTATGCCTATCTGGCGGGAGTGCTGTTGGACAGTTTTGCGGGCCTCGGGCTAATGGCGACCGGAACTTCCTTGACTGCGGAAGATCTGTTCCGTCCCGGACATATTGCCCGAACGGGATTTGAAGCGGCCTGGCCATTGCTGGACACTATTGGGGATCTTGCGGGCCTGACCAGCTTTTTCGAGAACTTCCTGATCATCGCGGTACTCCTGTTTTCCTGGATTGTGGTCATTGTCTCTTTCTTCATCCTCGCCATTCAGCTGTTTGTAACCCTTATTGAGTTCAAGCTGGTGACCCTCGCCGGATTTATTCTGGTGCCCTTCGCCCTCTGGAACAAAACCTCTTTCCTGGCGGAGAGGGTTCTTGGCGGCGTTATCTCTTCCGGCATCAAGGTCATGGTTCTGGCCGTCATTGTCGGAATTGGATCTCTGGTCTTTGTGGACTTTGCCGATGCCCTGTCGGAAAATGAAGCTACTTTGTCGGGTGCCTTGTCTCTTGTGCTTGGCGCTCTTTCGCTCCTGGGACTCAGCATCTTTTCTCCCGCTGTGGCGGCGGGGCTTGTCAGTGGTGCACCGCAATTGGGCGCGGGAGCGGCTGTGGGGGCCGCGGCGACAGCAGTCGGCGGTCTGATGGCGGGGTCAGGTGCTGCAGCGCTGGCCTTTAAAGGAGCGGCAGCGGGAAGTCTCTCAGCCGTAAAGGCGGGGGCGTCAGTGGCCGGTCAGGCCAGTACCGCCTATCGCATCGGACGCGCAACTTCTTCCGGTGGCGTGGGAAGTGGATTGAAATCCGTGGGATCGTCTTTGGCAGGTTCAATGAAAGAGGGGGCTCTGAAACCCGTCCGAAACATTCAGGAGAGTTTCGATCATGGTCGCCTTAAGGCCTGGGCGGGGGCTGGAACTCCTGCGGAACAAATCTCCCCACATCAGACAGCTGGGCCGCCCGGTGCAGGCGACGAAAATTTAGCGGAACCCCGGTGGGCGAAAAACTTCCGGAAAGGACAGAATTTCAGGTCCTTCGGCAGAATGGGGCTCCAGGCCATGAGGGAAGGGGACAGATCCGCAAGCGCACTTTCGCTACCGATTAATCAAAGTGACAAGGAGGGATAA
- a CDS encoding VirB3 family type IV secretion system protein, whose amino-acid sequence MTDNRPIGLEVPLHRSLTEPLLLAGARRSVTIVIGTLAAAMGLGLQLWLAGLLLWFTGQSLAVWLTRRDPDFLETGLRHLRHKDYYS is encoded by the coding sequence GTGACGGACAATCGTCCCATTGGATTGGAAGTGCCCCTTCATCGGTCGCTGACCGAGCCTCTGTTGCTGGCAGGCGCGCGAAGATCGGTAACCATCGTAATCGGGACGCTGGCGGCGGCGATGGGCCTGGGCCTGCAATTGTGGCTCGCTGGACTGCTTCTCTGGTTTACCGGTCAGTCGCTCGCGGTCTGGTTGACAAGACGGGACCCTGATTTTCTGGAAACCGGCCTCAGGCATTTGCGCCACAAGGACTATTACAGCTGA